Proteins encoded by one window of Aphidius gifuensis isolate YNYX2018 linkage group LG2, ASM1490517v1, whole genome shotgun sequence:
- the LOC122850314 gene encoding AP2/ERF domain-containing protein PFD0985w-like isoform X3 has protein sequence MYFIIKFWWIYWIFDSVNIVLTFPIKLTETNRDDIEKLQYQFQYVVTSGAGLLMLIICVVGCMCCKKQRNLSKGFEKFNNGSTAGSERGLELEAPRFESEAKLQLKSLSVDNFVNDIKIINKPKPPILLHDDDDNNIEYDEKLTINEWLDSDLHVSRDCLKYLCEIGRGWFGKVVEGTQTTKTTSNIDNNETNNNPKSIIVRILTEEASTNEKSWFLNESLLYLKLKHKNILSLYGICIENDPYLLIFESCKFGDLKSFLIKNNNSNDLINNNVILKMTIDITSALDYMHKNDFSHTDLSARNCLVTNNLTIKLGDYGISVDKYPNDYYVVDDRALPIRWSAPESIICTDTTIVTRSITQKANIWSYSILLWEIINWGKRPYDDLCDEKVIEMILLNKYHDNLIINNDNTCKLLCLIDAMKLCWKYLPNERATLDDIQKILHDNINDSFDERWSILGNNFKELGRCTSLKELRKYNDDDDDNIMNNEIKISTSSSSILNTNQQRAIFKLGPDELIINNNQLSNESGSETEEESWRGRVERGVYTEKVKQKSKSVADLMILTHIDSDSDVELSSMASQINDKIGKKKLTTTGSVDDLRFTKLNTTKFNDELKKLRNPINNDIISKEKLDNINIKFTSTPNKINNYNNNINDDIKSNYVDVELWNNAIEYELDNKIPGFDIETITFDDNLIVNNDEKNIIKTTTTTATTPDTPQSHDGDVSVDDDDIEKINRITTCDEEERKNLSTPDDERSSDSGFRDKESCEDEDNQITTIIESLSYNSLPATSNSTTEEEQLKILYELDCILDAECSGNYEDNNYQLITKESSSNIEYNNDIQSSQLSSDNDDNNQSIIEVINNIDDTEFLDNNKLINNTDNCTNNIINNSNNNDDDESSTISLKSDNSYVSFHLDDEFVAAIRNELREKLPHAQMSIVEAPELHDDDDDKNTSINKNITPTSAWNYDDEDDDNDETKNCDFRKNIDIAIRYNIYGTPLSPIMEERESTVTSDALLSKDNSNDLSDASKLSNLPDDEVIIIDTKTNKFLSIDDDDRDTTNGDLSDDENMDYIVENNRVKYKLSSDNKFLNCGVPLPSPEEESKWHGKFTIPLANQQDVIMSTSFSNDHDWNSQDEDDEDDEDENTTDKHTDDDEDEDEDDEENSSSSGEFVWKPYDEKTIDKNDNKEIINTNELNDIKEKIDEEEAADDGDDDDDEEEEFTPSAWDATLAPHRSALRSPEKKTTKTGDELDQKKNVWFKKQRYHCVYEYPKETPVSDCQGQAGTTWEPTSYADWEEMMDEPKLDVYSIDYDDSNFTGDEEFSVSSGSRPFQFNAGNGKYVSQFFPGASTDTTQLNNENIQIDNQQQKQLGELRHTRNKLKLNLSINNDKLINSTIINLSDDSDNDNTINFEINNSSESSKDDSGSNLVSIERSSIESSSELSCNDDLNGKNNNIEINNTSKSSGRPLSIQNNNYVDDNMTSMTHEHHKDDNKLTDNNVNDTVKLSNDESNIINDLTLPNKLNNDSNDLHEIHQ, from the exons atgtattttattataaaattttggtggATATACTGGATATTTGATAGTGTCAATATTGTTTTGACATTTCCTATAAAATTGacag AAACAAATAGAGATGACATTGAAAAGTTGCAATATCAATTTCAATATGTTGTAACATCTGGTGCTGGattattgatgttgataatttgtGTTGTTGGTTGTATGTGCTGTAAAAAACAACGTAATTTGTCAAAAGGTTTTGAg aaatttaataatggaagtACAGCTGGTAGTGAACGTGGACTTGAACTTGAAGCACCAAGATTTGAAAGTGAAgctaaattacaattaaaatcattatcagttgataattttgtaaatgatattaaaataataaacaaaccaAAACCACCAATATTAttacatgatgatgatgataataatattgaatatgatgaaaaattaacaataaatgaatGGCTTGATTCTGATCTTCATGTATCACgtgattgtttaaaatatttatgtgaaaTTGGTCGTGGTTGGTTTGGCAAAGTTGTTGAAGGTACACAAActacaaaaacaacaagtaatattgataataatgaaactaataataatccaaaaaGTATTATTGTTAGAATATTAACTGAAGAAGcatcaacaaatgaaaaatcatggtttttaaatgaatcattattatatttaaaattaaaacataaaaatatattatcattatatggTATTTGTATTGAAAATGATCCGTATCTTTTGATATTTGAATCATGTAAATTTGgtgatttaaaaagttttttaattaaaaataataattcaaatgatttaattaataataatgttatattaaaaatgacaattgaCATAACATCTGCACTTGATTATATgcataaaaatgatttttcacaTACTGATTTATCAGCAAGAAATTGTTtagttacaaataatttaacaattaaacttGGTGATTATGGTATTAGTGTTGATAAATATCCAAATGATTattatgttgttgatgatcGTGCATTACCAATACGTTGGTCAGCACCAGAAAGTATTATTTGTACAGATACAACAATTGTCACACGTTCAATAACACAAAAAGCAAATATTTGGagttattcaatattattatgggaaattattaattggGGAAAAAGACCATATGATGATTTATGTGATGAAAAAGTTATTGAAATGATAttgctaaataaatatcatgataatttaattataaataatgataatacatgtaaattattatgtttaattgATGCTATGAAATTATGTTGGAAATATTTGCCAAATGAACGTGCAACACTTGATGATATACagaaaattttacatgataatattaatgatagcTTTGATGAACGTTGGAGTATActtggaaataattttaaagaacTTGGAAGATGTACAAGTTTAAAAGAATTACgtaaatataatgatgatgatgatgataatataatgaataatgaaattaaaatatctacatcatcgtcatcaatattaaatacaaatcaaCAACGTGCAATATTTAAACTTGGACcagatgaattaataattaataataatcaattatcaaatgaatctGGTTCAGAAACTGAAGAAGAAAGTTGGCGTGGTAGAGTTGAACGTGGTGTTTATActgaaaaagtaaaacaaaaatcaaaatcagTTGCTGATTTAATGATTCTAACACATATTGATTCTGATTCAGATgttgaattatcatcaatggcatcacaaataaatgataaaattggtaaaaaaaaattaacaacaactggtagtgttgatgatttacgttttacaaaattaaatacaacaaaatttaatgatgaattaaaaaaattacgtaatccaataaataatgatataatatccaaagaaaaattagataatattaatattaaatttacatcaacaccaaataaaattaataattataataataatataaatgatgatataaaaaGCAATTATGTTGATGTTGAACTTTGGAATAATGCAATTGAATATGAACTTGATAATAAGATACCTGGTTTTGATATTGAAACAATaacatttgatgataatttaattgttaataatgatgaaaaaaatataataaaaacaacaacaacaacagcaacaacaccaGATACACCACAATCACATGATGGTGATGTgtctgttgatgatgatgatatagaaaaaataaatagaataacaaCTTGTGATGAAGAAGAacgtaaaaatttatcaacaccaGATGATGAAAGAAGTTCCGACAGTGGTTTTCGTGATAAAGAATCATGTGAAGATGAAGATAatcaaataacaacaattattgaaTCATTATCATACAATAGTTTACCAGCAACATCAAATTCAACAACTGAAgaagaacaattaaaaatactttatgaACTTGATTGTATTTTAGATGCTGAATGTAGTGGTAATtatgaagataataattatcaattaataacaaaagaatcatcttcaaatattgaatataataatgacattcaatcatcacaattatcatcagataatgatgataataatcaatcaattattgaagtaataaataacattgatGATACtgaatttttagataataataaactaataaataatactgataattgtacaaataatataattaataatagtaataataatgatgatgatgaaagttCAACAATAAGTTTAAAAAGTGACAATTCATATGTATCATTTCATTTGGATGATGAATTTGTTGCTGCAATTAGAAATGAGCTACGTGAAAAACTTCCACATGCACAAATGTCAATTGTTGAAGCACCAGAAttacatgatgatgatgatgataaaaatacatcaattaataaaaatataacaccaACAAGTGCCTGGAATTATGATGACGaggatgatgataatgatgaaacaaaaaattgtgattttagaaaaaatattgatattgcaataagatataatatttatggtaCACCATTGAGTCCAATAATGGAAGAACGTGAAAGTACTGTAACATCTGATGcattattatcaaaagataattcaaatgatttatcagatgcatcaaaattatcaaatttaccaGATGATGaagttattataattgatactaaaacaaataaatttttatcaattgatgatgatgatcgtGATACAACAAATGGTGATTTATCTGACGATGAAAATATGGattatattgttgaaaataatagagtTAAATATAAGCTATCgagtgataataaatttttaaattgtggtGTACCATTACCAAGTCCAGAAGAGGAATCAAAATGGCATGGTAAATTTACAATTCCATTGGCAAATCAACAGGATGTTATTATGTCAACAAGTTTTAGTAATGATCATGATTGGAATAGTCAAGATGaggatgatgaagatgatgaggATGAAAATACAACAGATAAAcatactgatgatgatgaggatgaggatgaagatgatgaagaaaatagcTCAAGTTCTGGTGAATTTGTTTGGAAACcttatgatgaaaaaacaattgataaaaatgacaacaaagaaattataaatacaaatgaattgaatgatatcaaagaaaaaattgatgaagaagaagcaGCTGATGAtggagatgatgatgatgatgaagaagaagaatttACACCATCAGCTTGGGATGCAACACTTGCTCCACATAGATCTGCTCTTAGAtcacctgaaaaaaaaactacaaaaacAGGA GATGAATTG gatcaaaaaaaaaatgtgtggtTTAAAAAACAACGTTATCATTGTGTCTATGAATATCCAAAAGAAACACCAGTATCAGATTGTCAGGGACAAGCTGGTACAACTTGGGAGCCAACATCATATGCTG aTTGGGAAGAAATGATGGACGAGCCAAAACTTGATGTTTATTCAATTGACTATGATGATTCAAATTTTactg GTGATGAAGAATTTTCAGTTAGCAGTGGTAGTCGTCCATTCCAATTCAATGCTGGTAATGGTAAATACGTTAGTCAATTTTTTCCAGGTGCAAGTACAGATAcaacacaattaaataatgaaaatatacaaattgataatcaaCAGCAGAAACAATTAGGTGAACTTCGTCAtactagaaataaattaaagcttaatttatcaataaataatgataaattaattaattcaacaataattaatttatctgatgatagtgataatgataatacaataaattttgaaataaataatagttctGAATCATCAAAAGATGATAGTGGATCAAATTTAGTATCAATTGAAAgatcatcaattgaatcatcatcagaattatcatgtaatgatgatttaaatggtaaaaataataatattgaaattaataatacatcaaaatCATCTGGACGTCCTTTAtctattcaaaataataattatgttgatgataatatgaCATCAATGACTCATGAACATCataaagatgataataaattaactgataataatgtaaatgatACAGTTAAATTGTCCAATGATGAAagtaatattatcaatgatttaacattaccaaataaattaaataatgatagcaatgatttacatgaaattcatcaatga